Genomic segment of Leptospira barantonii:
ACGAGAAGCGGCTTTGATTTCCGCGTCGCACGTCACTCTATTCTTTTTTTGGAATGTCTTATTAAATTTCGATACAAACCTTGCCGAAATGTTTTCCGGACTTCAGAGTCTCGAGCGCTTTCGGAGCGTCTTCGAAGGAAAAGATTTCATCCACGACGGGTTTGATTTTGTTCGTGTTGATTGCTATGTTCATGTCCTCGAAATTTCTTTTGCTTCCTACGATGATTCCTTGGATTCGAATTCCTTGCATAAGAATCGGAAAGAGCGAAAGGTTATTGCTTTCTCCTCCGGCCAAAACTCCGATCAATGCGATCGTTCCCCAGGGTTTGGTGCTCGAGATGGACTTTTGAAGAGTTCCCGCGCCTCCGACTTCGATGACGAGATCGGCGCCTTCCATATCGGTTATCTTGCGGACTTCCTTTTCCCAGTTCGGTTTTTCGTTGTAGTTGATGATTTTGTCCGCACCGAGAGCCTTACACTTCGCAAGTTTTTCGTCGCTCGAAGAAGTGGCGATGACCCTACACCCCATCATTTTAGCAAATTGTAATGCGAATATGGAAACGCCTCCCGTTCCTTGAACGACTATGGTCGCGCCGGGTTGGATGTTTCCGTGTGTAACGATCGCGGTGTACGCGGTCAAGGCCGCGCAGGGAAGGGTCGCGGCTTCCGCAAAGGAAAGATTCTCGGGCATAGGAACGATCCCGTGTTCCGGAAAAATTCTATACTGACAAAGAGTTCCGTCGAGCGGTCCGCCGAGAGTATTTTTGAGCATCGTCTTATCCGGTGCGCCGTCCAACCAAGTCTGAGCGAAGT
This window contains:
- a CDS encoding zinc-dependent alcohol dehydrogenase family protein, which translates into the protein MKVYEIQNQFGLENLKIADRPDPTPGHGEVLVRFRAASLNYRDYLMAIGKYNPKLKLPLIPLSDGAGEIAEVGPGVTKWKVGDKICANFAQTWLDGAPDKTMLKNTLGGPLDGTLCQYRIFPEHGIVPMPENLSFAEAATLPCAALTAYTAIVTHGNIQPGATIVVQGTGGVSIFALQFAKMMGCRVIATSSSDEKLAKCKALGADKIINYNEKPNWEKEVRKITDMEGADLVIEVGGAGTLQKSISSTKPWGTIALIGVLAGGESNNLSLFPILMQGIRIQGIIVGSKRNFEDMNIAINTNKIKPVVDEIFSFEDAPKALETLKSGKHFGKVCIEI